Genomic window (Burkholderia pyrrocinia):
GCGGGCAGCAGCTTCCGCATCATGCGACGGGAGCGCGCAGCCCGTTTCGCTGTCGCGGATGCCCTCCAGCGAACCGCCCGAGATGGACGTGACGACCGGCACGCCGCAGGCCTGCGCTTCGAGGATCGCGATCGGCAGGCCCTCGGCGTCGCCGTTGCCGGCCGTCAGGCTGGGCAGGCAGAAGATGCGGGCTTCGTGCAGTTGGGCAAGCACCTCGTCCGAGCTGCGGGAGCCGAGAAACTGCACGGGCGCACCCAGCGCATCGGCAAGCAGCCGGGCTTCCTGCAGCAGCGGGCCTTCGCCGATCATCACGAGTTCGGCGTCGTGCACGAGCTCGCACACGCGCGCGAATGCGCGGATCATCGTCAGCGGCGCCTTCTTCTCGACCATGCGTCCGACGAACAGGATGCGCCGCGGCCGCTGCGCGAGCGGGAGCCCGGCCGGCCTGAAGCGCTCGACATCGACGCCGATGTACGCGACGGCGATTTTCGACGGCGGGATGCCGTAGTCGATCGCACGCCGCCGGATGGCGTCCGACACCGCGATGAACGATACCGCGGGGTCCCGCGCCATCTTCAGCAGGCGCTGCGGATAGGCGCGGCGGTGGCGCCCGCCGTGGCCGCTTTCCCACCATTCGCGGTGGACGTTGATGTCGTAGCCGTGCAGCGTGACGATCATCGGCAGGCCGGCGGCGCGCACGCTTGGCCAGATGTCGGTGGCGTCCGTGCCGAAGTGGGCGTGAACGAGCGCGACGTCCTGTTCCCGCAGCAATTGCACGAGCCGCGTGTGCGGCCGCCACGCCCAGGTACGCAGGGCCCGCAGGATCCGGCTGCGCCCGGGCGGCGCGAGATGGCGCGCGATGCCGGGCGTCGCGAGGCACACGGGGGCTTCCTCGAAGCCGACCAGGAGCGGTTGCCAGACGCGGATTGCGCAGGCCTGGTTGCGGATGAACGTCTCCGAGATCGAGAGGACGTTCGTGCGAAAGATGGCGACGCGGCGCAGGCGCGCGGCGTCGCCGGTTCGACGGCCCGGTGCGGTCGCGTCGGGCACGGGTGGGCTGCTGGCGTCGGTGGCGGCGGGCCGCGGCGGGGTGTCGGTGCTGGGCGTCATGGTGGAGGAAGTCGCTTCGGTCGTGTCCGGACTGTCACGGATGGTTCGGTTGCGCAGGCGGCGCGAACGACAGGGATTCGTCGACATTCGCGCGTATCGCGGCCGACACGCGCAGGGCGCCGCCGGCCGACAGGTGCTGCTGATCGATGTACAGCATCTGGTTGTCGGCGAAGAAACGGCACCGATGCGCATCGCACAGGGTCTTGACCGGATCGGCGAGCACGGTCGACGTTTGCGTGGCGACGGTGTCGAGCACCCGGTTGCCGCGCGTATCGAGATCGGTCTGGTCCACCGCGATGCTCGAACACGCGAGCGGATCGCGCGACAGGCCGTTCACGCGCTGGCGAATCCCGTTCAGGCAGCCGGCGAGCCGCTTGATCGGCGGGACGTTGATGAACGGTACGTCGCGCACGATCACGACCGACTTGCCGGCCTCCCTGAGCCGCGTGACCGCATTGGCGAGCCCGAACGCGAGCAATCGTGCGCGGTCTGCCGACGGTTGGCCGAGCGCCGTATAGGCGCCGTCGTCGCGCAATCCGGCCTCCCAGTATCCGGCGATGACGACGGTCCGGATGCGCGGATCGCCCGCAACCTGCGCGAGTGCCGCCGTGTTGAACGCCGCGCACTCGCCGACATTGCGCGGCGCGATGTCGACGCGGCGGCTCACGCCGATGAGGAACGGGCACGACGATTTAGTCAGTTGTGCGAAGCCAAATCCGCGTTCGGCGGCGATCCGACGCAGGCCGGGCGCCAGCGCAGCCGCGTGGCTGTCGCCGACGAGTGCGATATCGACGCCCGTCGTGCCGGCGCTCGCGCAGCGGGCCGAGCGGTTCGGGCGGGTGACGCCGTACGGCACGAGGCAGGGGTCGGGCGCCGGAACGGACTGCGCTTCGGCCGCGACGAACCGCTCGGGCCACCGTTGCGGATAACCGTGCGCGAACACCGACGATGCGAAGACGAGCGCGCCCGCCGTCATCACGCCCGCATAGCGGACGAGCACCGTGCGCTCGCGTTGCGGCCGGGAGGCGCGAAACGGCATTTCCACGTATACGAGGCTCAGCCAGGCGAGCGCGATCGACAGCAACAGCAACGCGCCGCGCACGGCTGCCGACGGCTCCGTTTCGCTGACGAGGCGCGCGATGCTGATCACCGGCCAATGCCACAAGTACAGCGAGTAGGAGAGCAATCCGAACCATCTGGCCAGCGGATGGCCGAGCAGCACCCGGTTCACGAACGCGCGTGGGGACGCGAGCAGGAACACGGTACCGGCGACCGGCGTGATGGCGGCCGCGCCGGGAAACGGTGTCGCGGCATCGTAGCGGAGCAGCGGGAACGCGATGCACGCGAGCCCGACGAGCGACAGCACGTTCTGGGCCGTGGCACGGTCGGCCGGGCTGTCGGGCGATGCGCGATGCGCATTCAGTACCGCGAGCAGCGTGCCGGCCGCGAGCTCCCAGGCCCGGAACGGGATCAGGTAGAACGCCGTGGACGGATGGCGCGTCATCTCGGCGATCGACGCGGTTAGCGACAGCACGATCAGGAGGACGATCGCGCCGACCAGCCGGCGCGGCGCCAGCTTCGAGAGCAGTGCGATGATGGCGGGCGCCGCGATATAGAACTGTTCCTCGATGGCCAACGACCATGTCATGAGGAGCGGGTTGTATTGCGAGACCGGCCGGAAATAGTCGATCGATTGCCAGAGCGTGACGTTCGACACCGACAGCACGCTGGCCACGGCGTCGCGGCCGAACGCCGCGAGTTCCCGCGGGGTCGCAACCAGCAGCATCGCGACGAACGTGCATGCGAGCACCACGAGCAGTGCCGGCACGATGCGTTTCGCCCGCCGCACGTAGAAGCGTCGATAGGAGAACGTGCCGTGGCGTGCCGCGTCGTAGATCTGGCCGCCCACCAGGAAGCCGGAGATCACGAAGAAGATGTCGACGCCGATGAACCCGCCGTCGAGCGCGAACCCGTAATGGAAGACCACGACGCTGAGCACCGCGAGCGCCCGAAGGCCATCGATGTCGGGCCGGTAGCCCGGCGTGCGGTGAGCGTTGTGTATCGCGGTTCCTGTCATGGCGTATCCGCGCGATCGTGACGGCCTTTCATGCCTTTCATGCCGCGGTGCCGCGCCCGATGCCGTGGTATTCGATGCCGCTGTCCATGAACACCCCGGATGCGTACAGATTGCGGCCGTCGAAGATGGCACGTGCAGCGAGTTTCCCGGCGATCAGCGCGAAGTCGGGGCTCTTGTAGGATTTCCACTCGGTCAGGATCACGAGCGCATCGCTTTGCTCGAGCACGGCGTTCTGGCTGTCGGAGAACGACAGTCGCGACCGTGCGGCGGGGTCGTGCGCGAGGTCGCGTTCGAACACCCGCTTCGCCTCGTCGATGGCGACCGGATCATGCGCACGCACCGTCGCGCCGTGCCGGAGCAGCGACGCGATGACCGTCCGGCTCGGCGCTTCCCGCATGTCGTCGGTGTTCGGCTTGAACGCGAGGCCCCAGACGGCGAACGTCCGGCCCGACAGGTTGCGGCCGAAGCGGCCGAAGATTTTCTCGAGGAAGGTCGTGCGCTGGTCGTCGTTGACTTGCTCGACGGCTTCCAGGATCCGCATCGGGTAACCGTGGGCGCGCGCGGCGTGCCGCAACGCATGGATGTCTTTCGGAAAGCAGGAGCCGCCGTAACCGACGCCTGCGTACAGGAAGTGATAGCCGATACGCGGATCGGAGCCGATGCCGCGGCGGACTTCCTCGATGTCGGCGCCGATCCGGTCCGCGAGGTTCGCGAGCTCGTTCATGAACGAGATGCGCGTCGCGAGCATCGCATTGGCCGCGTACTTCGTGAACTCCGCCGAACGCACGTCCATGTATAGCGTGCGCTCGTGATTCCGGTTGAACGGCAGGTACAGCTCGCGCATCATCGCTTTCGCGCGCTGCCCGGCTGCGTCGCTCGCGCTGCCGATGATGATTCGGTCCGGACGCATGAAGTCCTCGACCGCCGCGCCCTCCTTCAGGAACTCCGGGTTCGACACCACCGAAAAGCCGCACGCCATGCCGCGCGTCGTCAGTTCGCCCTGAACGATCTCGGCCACGCGCGACGCCGTGCCGACGGGGACGGTGGATTTGTCGACGATGGTTTTGAAGCCCGTCATGTAGCGGCCGATCGAGCGCGCGGCGCTCGCGACATGCGTGAGATCGGCCGAACCGTCTTCATCGGGCGGCGTGCCGACGGCGATGAACTGCAGGTCGCCGTGCGCGACCCCGGCTTCCAGGTCTGTCGTGAACGCGAGGCGCCCGGCGGCGCGGTTCCGGTCGATGATTTCCTTCAGGCCCGGTTCGTAGATGGGCACGCCACCGGAAAGCAGGATGTCGATCTTGCGCACGTCGACGTCCACGCATACGACGTCGTTGCCGATATCGGCGAGACAGGCGCCCGTAACGAGGCCGACGTAACCGGTTCCTATGATCGTGACTTTCATGACGTGTTCAGATGGGCTGCGAGTGAAGTGTCCGTCGCTGGCGCGATGGCGTGCCGGCTGCGTTGTCTGTATCGCCCGATCCCGCAAGCCGCAGACCCTATGAGCCGCGAGGTCGGGACGGGCTACTCCGCCGGCATCGTGCCGGCCGCATATGGCTAAAAGCAATCGACGTGCCAGCCGGCTTGAGCGCCGCGTGCGTGCTACTACCGCGTTCGGTATCCATCTTCGCGCAACGTGACGGGAGCCAGCGGTCGCCGCACGATCTGTTACGTGACAGTTGGCCGGGGCGGCACGTAACGTAGAGGCCAGGCTCAAGAGCCGGAATTTTCCAAATAAGACCGGGACGGAAATTGGGCCGGCCTCATTCAAGCGGCGCTACGCGATAAACGGCTCGTGAGTGCCTATGAAACTTTGGCCGGCACATGTCGCTACCGCGTCCAAATCTACCTGGCATCCGATTGGTGTGTTTCGTGTCAGGGTGCCTGTTACGGAGTGTCGTTACGTAACGGCTGCGAATGAGACCGGCGCAAACGTTCAACCATAAATACTCCGATTTATTCACATCTTTATGGATTGACATATAGGCCTTTGTTTTGTCGGGATTTTTCGCGCCTCTGAAACGAAATGGATGTATGTGGTATGAATTGTGCTGGAAGCGTGGTGTGCCAAAGCAGCGAATGCCATAACGTTTGACCAATCATGCATTGCATTCAGACTCCGATATCCGGACGCGACACGGGGCGACGCGGACGATTCCGGGTGTTCAATCGATCAATCGCTTCCAGGTACCCATCCACTGGCGGAACTGAACCGGATCGAGCAGGAGCTTCCGCAATTGCGTGACCAAATGCGTGCGGCGTTGCCGCGAGCAAAGGGGGCGTCGAGTAGAAACCCGAGCAGAGTGGTCCATACGATCAGGCCTTCGTGCGCCCAGATTTCCTCATTCTCCGCATTCGCCACGGCGCTGCATGACGCACGTGCGGTCGAGCCGCGGTTTGTCGAGTCTCTCCGGAATGTGTCAAATGAAGCGTCCCACCATTCGCGAGCTGCAACAGCAGCTCGGTCAATTGAACCTGATCGTCGAAGAAGCCAGGCAGAAAGAGAAGCAGGCCAGGCTCAAGGAGATTGCCGAGCACGTCAGGCAGTTCGGCATCACCGAAATCGAATTGCTGCGAGCGGCAGGCTTCATCAAGGCCAGGCCGCAGAAGGCGCCGGCGAAATACTACGACCCGAACACCGGCCGATCCTGGTCCGGCAAAGGCGCGCGTCCCAGGTGGCTGGTCGGCAAGAACCCGGACGACTATCTGATCCGGGAAGCGCCGCAGCCATGGTGGCCGGAAACACGCTGATTGCCGGGCAGGCGCCTGCTTCCGGCGTGACTCAAATGAGCTGAATTCCAGAGGCATCGTTTCACATGCGGAATCCAAACGAAGACCCGGACGATCCTGACCGTTCGGGTCTCAAGAAAAAAGCGAATTATCGTGCGCCGGCGCTCGAGAAGGGCCTCGATATTCTCGAGTTGCTCGTCGATCGCCAGTTCGGCATGGCGCAGGCGGACATTTGTCGCGCGTTGAAGCGCAGCCGGAGCGAACTGTATCGCATGATGCAGGTGCTCGAGGAGCGCGGTTACATCTACAGGGTGGATCGTTACGACCGTTACGCGCTGACCATGAAGCTTTACTTTCTCGGGCAACATCATGCGCCAACACGATCGCTTGGCGCGCTTGTCACGCCGCTCCTGCAGCAGTTCGCATTGCAGACTGTCCAGTCATGCTACCTGACGGTATTTGACGGCGACACGATGGTTGTCGTCGCAACGGCCGGCGCTGAAACGGAGTGGAACCTGGCGGTCCGGGCCGGCACGCGCGTTCCGCTGCACGGCAGCGCCGCGGGGGAGATGTACCTGGCATGTCAGGACGAAGACATGCGAAGCCGATTGCTTCGGAACATCGGGCACGATGTCGAGTCGTTGATCCCGCCACGCAGCGATGAAGCATTGCCGACCCATCAGGTAGGCGGCTATATCTGCCGCCCGAACGAGCGCATTCCCGGCATCACGGATATTGCAACGCCGATCGTCGACAAGTCGGGCTCGGCAATCGCCATCCTCGCTTGCCCATACCTGGCGCTCTCGGAAGAAGCAGGAGCGTTGTCGATCAAGCAGATCGGCGTCGCGCTGGGCGAAACGGCACAGCGCATCTCCGCGACGGTCGATCAGCGGTTTATGCAATCGGCCGTCGAGTTGCCGTCGCGTGAGCCGACGCGGAGTGCGCGTCGGGCGGGGTGAAGGAATCGCGGGGAGCAAATGATTCGGTGGGGCGAGCGTAACCCGTTGCGGAAGCACCTGTTGATCGATTGCAATGGACTCGCGCTTGAGAAAGAGGATGTCGTGCAGGGGG
Coding sequences:
- a CDS encoding glycosyltransferase, translating into MSTNPCRSRRLRNRTIRDSPDTTEATSSTMTPSTDTPPRPAATDASSPPVPDATAPGRRTGDAARLRRVAIFRTNVLSISETFIRNQACAIRVWQPLLVGFEEAPVCLATPGIARHLAPPGRSRILRALRTWAWRPHTRLVQLLREQDVALVHAHFGTDATDIWPSVRAAGLPMIVTLHGYDINVHREWWESGHGGRHRRAYPQRLLKMARDPAVSFIAVSDAIRRRAIDYGIPPSKIAVAYIGVDVERFRPAGLPLAQRPRRILFVGRMVEKKAPLTMIRAFARVCELVHDAELVMIGEGPLLQEARLLADALGAPVQFLGSRSSDEVLAQLHEARIFCLPSLTAGNGDAEGLPIAILEAQACGVPVVTSISGGSLEGIRDSETGCALPSHDAEAAARILARLLVDDAALSRMGRAASAFMRSRFDIDRCTRTLEQIYDERVGSR
- a CDS encoding acyltransferase family protein yields the protein MTGTAIHNAHRTPGYRPDIDGLRALAVLSVVVFHYGFALDGGFIGVDIFFVISGFLVGGQIYDAARHGTFSYRRFYVRRAKRIVPALLVVLACTFVAMLLVATPRELAAFGRDAVASVLSVSNVTLWQSIDYFRPVSQYNPLLMTWSLAIEEQFYIAAPAIIALLSKLAPRRLVGAIVLLIVLSLTASIAEMTRHPSTAFYLIPFRAWELAAGTLLAVLNAHRASPDSPADRATAQNVLSLVGLACIAFPLLRYDAATPFPGAAAITPVAGTVFLLASPRAFVNRVLLGHPLARWFGLLSYSLYLWHWPVISIARLVSETEPSAAVRGALLLLSIALAWLSLVYVEMPFRASRPQRERTVLVRYAGVMTAGALVFASSVFAHGYPQRWPERFVAAEAQSVPAPDPCLVPYGVTRPNRSARCASAGTTGVDIALVGDSHAAALAPGLRRIAAERGFGFAQLTKSSCPFLIGVSRRVDIAPRNVGECAAFNTAALAQVAGDPRIRTVVIAGYWEAGLRDDGAYTALGQPSADRARLLAFGLANAVTRLREAGKSVVIVRDVPFINVPPIKRLAGCLNGIRQRVNGLSRDPLACSSIAVDQTDLDTRGNRVLDTVATQTSTVLADPVKTLCDAHRCRFFADNQMLYIDQQHLSAGGALRVSAAIRANVDESLSFAPPAQPNHP
- a CDS encoding UDP-glucose dehydrogenase family protein, yielding MKVTIIGTGYVGLVTGACLADIGNDVVCVDVDVRKIDILLSGGVPIYEPGLKEIIDRNRAAGRLAFTTDLEAGVAHGDLQFIAVGTPPDEDGSADLTHVASAARSIGRYMTGFKTIVDKSTVPVGTASRVAEIVQGELTTRGMACGFSVVSNPEFLKEGAAVEDFMRPDRIIIGSASDAAGQRAKAMMRELYLPFNRNHERTLYMDVRSAEFTKYAANAMLATRISFMNELANLADRIGADIEEVRRGIGSDPRIGYHFLYAGVGYGGSCFPKDIHALRHAARAHGYPMRILEAVEQVNDDQRTTFLEKIFGRFGRNLSGRTFAVWGLAFKPNTDDMREAPSRTVIASLLRHGATVRAHDPVAIDEAKRVFERDLAHDPAARSRLSFSDSQNAVLEQSDALVILTEWKSYKSPDFALIAGKLAARAIFDGRNLYASGVFMDSGIEYHGIGRGTAA
- a CDS encoding H-NS family nucleoid-associated regulatory protein, with the protein product MKRPTIRELQQQLGQLNLIVEEARQKEKQARLKEIAEHVRQFGITEIELLRAAGFIKARPQKAPAKYYDPNTGRSWSGKGARPRWLVGKNPDDYLIREAPQPWWPETR
- a CDS encoding IclR family transcriptional regulator gives rise to the protein MRNPNEDPDDPDRSGLKKKANYRAPALEKGLDILELLVDRQFGMAQADICRALKRSRSELYRMMQVLEERGYIYRVDRYDRYALTMKLYFLGQHHAPTRSLGALVTPLLQQFALQTVQSCYLTVFDGDTMVVVATAGAETEWNLAVRAGTRVPLHGSAAGEMYLACQDEDMRSRLLRNIGHDVESLIPPRSDEALPTHQVGGYICRPNERIPGITDIATPIVDKSGSAIAILACPYLALSEEAGALSIKQIGVALGETAQRISATVDQRFMQSAVELPSREPTRSARRAG